In one Pseudomonas fitomaticsae genomic region, the following are encoded:
- the copD gene encoding copper homeostasis membrane protein CopD, giving the protein MSEALVLCRFLHFIVVLMLFGAWLFRPLLLKGEAPTLDRHLARLARWLVAIALASGVTWALLITASMAGSAAAAFDPATVELVFGHTFFGQVWRWHLLINALLLALLFTPWRSNPPLRLGLSALLLMTLAPVGHGAMLDGFSGQMLILNQVIHLTCVGAWLGGLLMLVMILRQPEQAVHEVLQRFSGLGYGLVAGLLFTGLINVRVLTGQWWPTPLFSGFALILLIKALLVFGMLALALFNRLRINDCEQRIDTLKRSVMLEWLLGIGAVAAVSVLGTLPPMIAA; this is encoded by the coding sequence ATGAGCGAAGCGCTGGTGCTGTGCCGGTTCCTGCATTTCATCGTGGTGTTGATGCTGTTCGGGGCCTGGCTGTTCCGGCCCCTGCTGCTCAAGGGTGAAGCGCCGACGCTGGATCGGCACCTCGCGCGACTGGCTCGCTGGCTGGTGGCGATTGCCCTGGCCAGCGGCGTCACCTGGGCGTTGTTGATTACCGCCAGCATGGCCGGTTCGGCGGCTGCCGCGTTTGATCCGGCCACCGTCGAGCTAGTTTTCGGTCATACGTTTTTCGGTCAGGTCTGGCGCTGGCATCTACTGATAAACGCCCTGTTGCTGGCGTTACTGTTTACGCCGTGGCGTTCGAACCCGCCGTTGCGACTGGGCCTGAGCGCACTGCTGCTGATGACGCTGGCACCGGTTGGACACGGGGCAATGCTCGACGGTTTCAGTGGCCAGATGCTGATCCTCAATCAGGTCATCCACCTGACTTGCGTCGGTGCCTGGCTTGGCGGGCTGCTGATGCTGGTGATGATCCTGCGCCAACCCGAGCAGGCCGTGCACGAAGTCTTGCAGCGATTCAGCGGACTCGGTTACGGGCTGGTCGCCGGTCTGCTGTTCACCGGGCTGATCAACGTGCGCGTGCTCACCGGCCAATGGTGGCCGACGCCGCTGTTCTCGGGATTCGCCCTGATCCTGTTGATCAAGGCGCTGCTGGTGTTCGGCATGCTCGCACTGGCGCTGTTCAATCGCCTGCGGATCAACGATTGCGAACAACGGATCGACACCCTCAAGCGCAGCGTCATGCTCGAATGGCTGCTGGGGATCGGTGCCGTGGCGGCGGTTTCGGTGCTCGGCACCCTGCCACCGATGATCGCCGCCTGA
- a CDS encoding polysaccharide deacetylase family protein, with translation MTTPRWQRSPRLLKNLLAAALLLPALAFAQERPWPDGSQLVISVSMQFEAGGQPEGAESPFSGTPLAKGYPDLPAQTWFDYGYKEGLWRMLDLWDRTGIKVTSHVVGEAALKHPELAKAIAERGHELAAHGMRWADSYNMNYAQEKQFIGDGVAAVEKITGQRSVGYNANWLRRSPNTLKVLQDLNFTYHIDDVSRDEPFVTMVRGRKFAVVPYTLRNNDIVLIEGRHFSAEQFYQQLVLEFDRLYAEGASKRRMMSVSLHDRIGGTPAMVEAMERFIRYAQSHSKVKFMRKDQIAQIVLTEKDPLIDNTEALYNQ, from the coding sequence ATGACCACTCCTCGCTGGCAACGCTCCCCGCGTCTGCTGAAAAACCTGCTGGCCGCCGCGCTGTTGCTGCCCGCCCTCGCCTTTGCTCAGGAACGCCCGTGGCCGGATGGCTCGCAACTGGTGATTTCGGTGTCGATGCAATTCGAAGCCGGCGGCCAGCCCGAAGGCGCTGAAAGCCCCTTCTCCGGCACACCGCTGGCAAAAGGTTATCCGGACCTGCCGGCGCAGACCTGGTTCGATTACGGCTACAAGGAAGGCCTGTGGCGCATGCTCGATCTGTGGGATCGCACCGGCATCAAAGTCACCTCCCATGTGGTCGGCGAAGCGGCGCTCAAGCACCCGGAACTGGCCAAGGCGATCGCCGAGCGCGGTCATGAACTGGCGGCCCACGGCATGCGCTGGGCGGATTCGTACAACATGAATTACGCCCAGGAAAAGCAGTTCATCGGCGACGGCGTCGCAGCGGTGGAGAAAATCACCGGCCAGCGCTCGGTCGGCTACAACGCCAACTGGCTGCGCCGCAGTCCCAATACGCTGAAGGTGCTGCAGGATCTGAACTTCACCTACCACATCGACGACGTCAGCCGCGACGAGCCCTTCGTGACCATGGTTCGCGGGCGAAAATTCGCCGTGGTGCCGTACACCCTGCGCAACAACGACATCGTGCTGATCGAGGGCCGGCATTTCTCCGCCGAGCAGTTCTACCAGCAACTGGTGCTGGAATTCGATCGCCTCTACGCCGAAGGCGCGAGCAAGCGGCGGATGATGTCGGTGAGTCTGCACGACCGTATTGGCGGCACCCCGGCGATGGTCGAAGCCATGGAGCGTTTTATCCGTTACGCCCAGTCCCATTCGAAAGTGAAATTCATGCGCAAGGATCAGATCGCGCAAATCGTGCTGACCGAGAAAGACCCACTGATCGATAACACTGAAGCGCTCTACAACCAGTAA
- the preA gene encoding NAD-dependent dihydropyrimidine dehydrogenase subunit PreA translates to MADLSIVFAGIKAPNPFWLASAPPTDKAYNVVRAFEAGWGGVVWKTLGEDPAAVNVSSRYSAHYGNNREVLGINNIELITDRSLEINLREITQVKKDWPDRALIVSLMVPCVEESWKHILPLVEATGADGIELNFGCPHGMPERGMGAAVGQVPEYVEQVTRWCKTYCSLPVIVKLTPNITDIRVAARAAHRGGADAVSLINTINSITSVDLEHMVALPTVGSKSTHGGYCGSAVKPIALNMVAEIARDPQTQGLPICGIGGIGSWRDAAEFIALGSGAVQVCTAAMLHGFRIVDEMKDGLSRWMDSQGYASIAEFSGRAVGNTTDWKYLDINYQVIAKIDQEACIGCGRCHIACEDTSHQAISSLKQADGTHKYEVIDDECVGCNLCQITCPVADCIEMVPMETGKPFLDWNHDPRNPYHVAV, encoded by the coding sequence ATGGCCGATCTTTCGATTGTCTTCGCCGGTATCAAAGCCCCCAATCCGTTCTGGCTGGCCTCCGCGCCACCGACCGACAAGGCCTATAACGTGGTGCGCGCCTTCGAGGCCGGCTGGGGTGGCGTGGTCTGGAAAACCCTGGGGGAAGACCCGGCGGCGGTCAACGTTTCGTCGCGCTACTCGGCGCATTACGGCAACAACCGCGAAGTGCTGGGCATCAACAACATCGAACTGATCACCGACCGGTCGCTGGAAATCAACCTGCGGGAAATCACCCAGGTGAAGAAGGACTGGCCGGATCGCGCGCTGATCGTGTCGCTGATGGTGCCCTGCGTCGAGGAGTCGTGGAAACACATTCTGCCGCTGGTGGAAGCCACCGGCGCTGACGGCATCGAGTTGAACTTCGGTTGCCCCCACGGCATGCCCGAACGCGGCATGGGCGCGGCGGTCGGTCAGGTGCCGGAGTACGTCGAGCAGGTGACGCGCTGGTGCAAGACCTACTGCTCGCTGCCGGTGATCGTCAAGCTGACGCCGAACATCACCGACATCCGCGTCGCCGCCCGCGCCGCGCACCGGGGTGGCGCCGATGCTGTGTCGCTGATCAACACCATCAACTCGATTACCAGTGTCGATCTGGAACACATGGTCGCCCTGCCCACCGTCGGCAGCAAAAGCACCCACGGCGGTTATTGCGGCTCGGCGGTCAAGCCGATTGCCTTGAACATGGTCGCAGAAATCGCTCGTGACCCGCAGACCCAGGGCCTGCCGATCTGCGGCATTGGCGGCATTGGCAGTTGGCGCGACGCGGCGGAGTTCATTGCCTTGGGCAGCGGCGCAGTGCAGGTGTGCACGGCGGCGATGCTGCATGGTTTCCGGATTGTCGATGAGATGAAGGACGGCCTTTCGCGGTGGATGGACAGTCAGGGTTACGCCAGCATCGCCGAGTTTTCCGGGCGTGCGGTGGGTAATACCACGGACTGGAAGTACCTGGACATCAACTATCAGGTGATCGCGAAGATCGACCAGGAGGCGTGCATCGGATGCGGGCGTTGCCACATTGCCTGCGAAGACACGTCACACCAGGCGATCAGCAGCCTGAAACAGGCCGATGGTACGCATAAATATGAAGTGATCGATGATGAGTGTGTGGGGTGCAATCTGTGTCAGATCACCTGTCCGGTGGCGGACTGTATCGAGATGGTGCCCATGGAGACGGGCAAGCCGTTTCTGGACTGGAATCATGATCCGAGGAATCCCTACCACGTTGCTGTCTAG
- a CDS encoding TetR/AcrR family transcriptional regulator, with the protein MGNHKIEIRRTNVDKILLAAEKVFAEKGFGGTAMADIAAEVQLPRSNLHYYFSTKSELYSAVLFDLLEVWKQDALCFEMFDDPRVVLSSYIRAKMNHSRSRPYGSKVWANEIIHGAPTLGEALDVSLYDWAKMKEAKIRQWVEDKRILPVEPSSLLYMIWASTQHYADFDHQVNILNEHQPLSDMQFERAVQTVTSVILRGIGLEP; encoded by the coding sequence ATGGGCAATCACAAGATCGAAATCCGCCGCACCAACGTCGACAAGATCCTGCTGGCGGCGGAAAAAGTCTTCGCCGAAAAAGGCTTCGGCGGCACCGCCATGGCGGACATCGCTGCTGAAGTGCAGCTGCCGCGATCCAACCTGCATTACTACTTTTCGACCAAGAGCGAGCTGTACAGCGCGGTGCTGTTCGACCTGCTGGAAGTGTGGAAGCAGGACGCGCTGTGCTTCGAGATGTTCGACGATCCGCGTGTGGTGCTCAGCAGCTACATCCGCGCCAAGATGAATCACTCGCGCAGCCGGCCGTATGGCTCGAAAGTCTGGGCCAACGAAATCATCCACGGCGCGCCGACCCTCGGCGAGGCGCTGGATGTGAGCCTGTATGACTGGGCGAAGATGAAAGAAGCGAAGATCCGGCAGTGGGTGGAGGACAAGCGGATTCTGCCGGTGGAGCCTTCCAGCCTGCTGTACATGATCTGGGCGTCGACGCAGCACTATGCGGACTTTGATCATCAGGTGAATATTCTGAATGAGCACCAGCCGCTGTCGGACATGCAGTTCGAGCGGGCGGTACAGACGGTGACGAGTGTGATTTTGCGGGGGATTGGATTAGAACCCTGA
- a CDS encoding HlyD family secretion protein, translated as MTEPTTTTTNAIAATPEGVAPPSSPNTEPRSLRVRIISSLGFAAIAIVGVLIVLYAWQLPPFSSAVETTENALVRGQVTIIGPQLSGYVFEVPVQDFQFVKEGELLVRLDDRIYQQRLDQSLAQLAVQKASLANVVQQRNSAEATIKLRQAVVADSEAQLRKSEADLRRNKALVNDGSVSKREMDVALAANAQSIAAVAQAKANLEIARQDLQTVIVNRGSLEAAVASAEAAVQLARIDLSNTRIIAPRDGQLGQIGVRLGAYVNSGAQLMALVPNQKWVIANLKETQMDNVRVGQPASFTVDGLNHRKFTGHVQHISPGTGSEFALLQADNATGNFVKIAQRVPVRITIDPDQQESERLRPGMSVVVSIDTAAGDTQKH; from the coding sequence ATGACCGAACCGACCACTACGACCACCAATGCCATCGCCGCCACCCCTGAAGGCGTGGCGCCGCCGTCATCACCGAACACCGAGCCGCGCTCGTTACGGGTGCGGATCATCTCGTCGCTGGGCTTTGCCGCGATTGCCATCGTCGGCGTGTTGATCGTGCTCTATGCCTGGCAGTTGCCGCCGTTCAGCAGCGCGGTCGAGACCACTGAAAATGCCCTGGTGCGCGGGCAGGTGACGATCATCGGCCCGCAACTCAGTGGGTATGTGTTTGAAGTACCGGTGCAGGACTTCCAGTTTGTGAAGGAAGGGGAATTGCTGGTGCGTCTCGATGACCGCATCTATCAGCAACGCCTCGATCAGTCGCTGGCACAACTGGCGGTGCAGAAGGCCTCGCTGGCCAACGTGGTGCAGCAGCGCAACAGCGCCGAAGCGACGATCAAATTACGTCAGGCGGTGGTGGCCGACAGCGAAGCGCAGTTGCGCAAAAGCGAGGCTGACTTGCGACGCAACAAGGCGCTGGTCAATGACGGCTCCGTGTCCAAACGCGAGATGGACGTAGCGCTGGCTGCCAACGCGCAAAGCATTGCGGCGGTGGCGCAGGCCAAGGCCAATCTGGAAATCGCCCGGCAGGATCTGCAAACGGTGATCGTCAATCGCGGTTCGCTGGAGGCGGCGGTGGCCAGTGCCGAGGCGGCGGTGCAGCTGGCGCGGATCGACTTGTCCAACACCCGGATCATCGCCCCGCGTGACGGTCAGCTCGGGCAGATCGGCGTGCGTCTCGGTGCCTACGTCAATTCCGGGGCGCAGTTGATGGCGCTGGTGCCGAATCAGAAATGGGTGATCGCCAACCTCAAGGAAACCCAGATGGACAATGTGCGCGTCGGGCAACCGGCGAGCTTCACGGTCGATGGGTTGAACCACCGCAAATTCACCGGCCACGTGCAGCACATCTCGCCGGGCACCGGTTCCGAATTCGCGTTGTTGCAGGCCGACAACGCCACCGGCAACTTCGTGAAAATCGCCCAGCGGGTGCCGGTGCGCATCACCATCGATCCGGATCAGCAGGAGAGCGAGCGCCTGCGGCCGGGGATGTCGGTGGTGGTCAGCATTGATACGGCGGCGGGCGACACCCAGAAACACTGA
- a CDS encoding MFS transporter, translating to MNQYAPRNWQPHEKPSLPGSPSTPLHSNPKRLAYALVGLLVALTGGLGNSLVVANLPYLQGALGATTAEMAWLPAAYVMTNVSMNLLLVKFRQQFGLRAFTEVFLVLYALVTFGHLFVNDLNSAVAVRAAHGMVGAALSSLGLYYMVQAFPAKWRMKALVLGLGTSQLALPLARLFSEDLLQIAEWRGLYLFELGMALLSLGCVLMLKLPPGDRFKTFEPLDFLTFAILASGVALLCAVLSLGRIDWWLEADWIGIALAASIALILAGLAIEHNRSNPMLMTRWLGSGVMIRLALAVILIRMVTSEQSTGAVGFMQNLNMSSQQLHSLYVVMLIGSVAGLLTSALTIDPKHLLMPLIVSLALMATGSIMDSSSNNLTRPGNLYFSQFLLAFGSTFFLGPTMVLGTRNVLTNPRNLVSFSVLFGICNNLGGLIGAALLGTFQIVREKFHSSHIVEQLVMSDPRVAARVQSGGSAVGSLIADPSLRNLAGIRSLANAATREANVLAYNDVFMLIAVIAILTMIWISIRALWLISTTRAVAPTPSVPSSGATSS from the coding sequence ATGAACCAATACGCCCCGCGCAACTGGCAGCCGCACGAGAAGCCCAGTCTGCCCGGTTCCCCTTCGACGCCGCTGCACTCCAACCCCAAGCGCCTGGCCTACGCGCTGGTCGGGTTGCTGGTGGCGTTGACCGGCGGCTTAGGCAATTCGCTGGTGGTCGCCAACCTGCCTTACCTGCAAGGCGCGCTCGGGGCGACCACGGCGGAGATGGCCTGGCTGCCGGCGGCGTATGTGATGACCAACGTGTCGATGAACCTGCTGCTGGTGAAGTTTCGCCAGCAGTTCGGGCTGCGCGCATTCACCGAGGTGTTTCTGGTGCTGTATGCGCTGGTGACCTTCGGCCATCTGTTCGTCAATGACCTGAACTCGGCGGTTGCCGTGCGTGCGGCGCACGGCATGGTCGGGGCGGCGCTCAGTTCGCTGGGCCTGTATTACATGGTGCAGGCGTTCCCGGCCAAATGGCGGATGAAGGCGCTGGTGCTGGGCCTTGGCACTTCGCAACTGGCTTTGCCACTGGCGCGGCTGTTTTCCGAAGACCTGTTGCAGATCGCCGAATGGCGCGGCCTGTACCTGTTTGAGTTGGGCATGGCGCTGCTGTCGCTGGGCTGCGTATTGATGCTCAAACTGCCGCCGGGTGACCGGTTCAAGACCTTCGAACCGCTCGACTTCCTGACCTTCGCGATCCTCGCCAGCGGCGTCGCGCTGTTGTGCGCGGTGTTGTCCTTGGGGCGGATCGACTGGTGGCTGGAGGCCGACTGGATCGGCATCGCCCTGGCCGCGTCGATTGCCCTGATTCTCGCGGGGCTGGCCATCGAACATAACCGCAGCAACCCGATGCTGATGACCCGCTGGCTTGGCAGCGGGGTGATGATCCGTCTGGCGCTGGCGGTGATCCTGATTCGCATGGTCACCTCGGAGCAATCCACCGGCGCCGTGGGCTTCATGCAAAACCTGAACATGAGCAGCCAGCAGCTTCATAGCCTGTATGTGGTGATGCTGATCGGCAGTGTCGCCGGGCTGCTGACCAGTGCGCTGACCATCGACCCGAAACACCTGCTGATGCCGCTGATCGTCTCGCTGGCGTTGATGGCCACCGGCTCGATCATGGACAGCTCATCGAACAACCTGACCCGCCCCGGTAACCTGTATTTCAGCCAGTTTCTGCTGGCGTTCGGCAGTACCTTTTTCCTCGGCCCGACCATGGTGCTGGGCACGCGCAACGTGCTGACCAACCCGCGCAACCTCGTGAGCTTTTCGGTGTTGTTCGGGATCTGCAATAACCTCGGCGGCCTGATCGGCGCGGCGTTGCTGGGGACGTTCCAGATCGTGCGCGAAAAATTTCATTCCAGCCACATCGTCGAGCAACTGGTGATGTCTGATCCGCGTGTCGCCGCCCGGGTGCAGAGCGGCGGGTCGGCGGTCGGCTCGCTGATTGCCGACCCGAGCCTGCGCAATCTGGCGGGCATTCGCAGCCTGGCGAACGCCGCCACCCGCGAGGCCAACGTGCTGGCCTATAACGATGTGTTCATGCTGATCGCGGTGATCGCGATCCTGACCATGATCTGGATTTCCATCCGTGCGCTGTGGCTGATCAGCACCACCCGAGCCGTCGCCCCGACACCTTCCGTACCTTCCAGCGGTGCCACTTCTTCATGA
- a CDS encoding OprD family porin, producing the protein MSTLVCNSVRTSRFSVPRPRSTLSLIGCSSLALVLPMSADAEGFIEDSKATLNLRNAYFNRNFVNPNYPQGKAEEWTQNFILDAKSGFTQGTVGFGLDVLGLYSQKLDGGKGTGGTQLLPIHDDGRPADNFGRLGVALKAKVSKTELKVGEWMPVLPILRSDDGRSLPQTFRGGQVTSTEINGLTLYGGQFRGNSPRNDASMEDMSMNGRGAFTSDRFNFGGGEYTFNDKRTLVGVWYAELSDIYQQQYFNLSHSQPLGDWTLGANLGFFTGKEDGSAQAGDLDNKTAFAMLSARYGGNTFYIGLQKLTGDDAWMRVNGTSGGTLANDSYNASYDNAKERSWQIRHDYNFVVLGVPGLTMMNRYISGDNVHTGTITDGKEWGRESELAYTVQSGPLKNLNVKWRNATIRRDFSTNEFDENRIFISYPISLL; encoded by the coding sequence GTGAGCACACTCGTCTGCAATTCCGTCCGCACGTCCCGTTTTTCTGTCCCCCGCCCGCGTTCCACCCTGAGCCTGATCGGCTGCAGCAGTCTCGCCCTCGTCTTGCCGATGAGCGCCGATGCCGAAGGCTTTATCGAAGACAGCAAAGCCACCCTGAACCTGCGCAACGCCTACTTCAATCGCAACTTCGTCAACCCGAACTATCCGCAGGGCAAGGCTGAAGAGTGGACGCAAAACTTCATTCTCGACGCCAAATCCGGTTTCACCCAAGGCACTGTCGGCTTCGGCCTGGACGTACTGGGGCTGTACTCGCAGAAGCTCGATGGCGGCAAAGGTACCGGCGGTACGCAGTTATTGCCGATCCACGATGACGGGCGCCCGGCGGACAATTTCGGGCGTCTGGGCGTGGCGCTCAAGGCCAAGGTGTCGAAGACCGAATTGAAGGTCGGTGAATGGATGCCGGTGTTGCCCATCCTGCGCTCGGACGATGGCCGCTCCCTGCCGCAGACCTTTCGCGGTGGCCAGGTCACGTCTACCGAAATCAATGGCTTGACCCTTTACGGCGGCCAGTTCCGTGGCAACAGTCCGCGCAACGACGCGAGCATGGAAGACATGTCGATGAACGGCCGAGGCGCATTCACCTCCGACCGCTTCAACTTCGGCGGCGGCGAATACACCTTCAACGACAAACGCACGCTTGTCGGTGTGTGGTACGCCGAACTCAGCGACATCTACCAGCAGCAGTATTTCAACCTCAGCCACAGCCAGCCACTGGGCGACTGGACGTTGGGCGCCAACCTCGGCTTCTTCACCGGCAAGGAAGACGGCAGCGCTCAGGCCGGCGACCTCGACAACAAAACCGCGTTCGCCATGCTCTCGGCCAGGTACGGCGGCAACACGTTCTACATCGGCCTGCAAAAACTCACTGGCGACGATGCCTGGATGCGCGTCAACGGCACCAGCGGCGGCACCCTGGCCAACGACAGCTACAACGCCAGCTACGACAACGCGAAGGAGCGCTCCTGGCAGATTCGCCACGACTACAACTTCGTAGTCCTCGGCGTCCCCGGGCTGACGATGATGAACCGCTACATCAGCGGCGACAACGTACACACCGGCACCATCACCGATGGCAAGGAATGGGGTCGCGAATCGGAACTGGCCTACACCGTTCAGAGCGGTCCGCTGAAGAATCTCAACGTCAAATGGCGCAACGCAACGATTCGCCGCGACTTCAGCACCAATGAATTCGATGAGAACCGGATCTTCATCAGTTACCCGATTTCGTTGCTGTAA
- a CDS encoding NAD(P)-dependent oxidoreductase yields the protein MIETLNHLPHPHESAAALAGHFTDLAPPLNDRQAHLEASRCLYCYDAPCVNACPSEIDIPSFIRNIHQDNVPGAAQKILSANILGGSCARVCPTEILCQQACVRNNAHECAPVLIGLLQRYAVDNAHFTEHPFQRAAATGKRIAVVGAGPAGLSCAHRSAMHGHDVVIFEAREKAGGLNEYGIAKYKLVDDYAQKELDFLLQIGGIEIRHGQKLGENLTLSELHQQFDAVFLGLGLNASKQLGLAHEDAPGLLAATDYIRELRQADDLSQLPLAEHCIVLGAGNTAIDMAVQMARLGARDVNLVYRRGAADMGATGHEQDIAKANQVRLLTWAQPDEVLLDAQGKVRGMRFARTHLVDGRLQTTGETFELAADAIFKAIGQAFDGSALADPLARELKRQGERIQVDENLRTSIPGVYAGGDCTSLDQDLTVQAVQHGKRAAEAINAQLMLNVEAA from the coding sequence GTGATCGAGACCCTGAACCATCTCCCGCACCCGCACGAAAGTGCGGCCGCCCTCGCCGGCCATTTCACCGATCTGGCGCCGCCGCTCAACGACCGTCAGGCACATCTGGAAGCCTCGCGCTGCCTGTATTGCTACGACGCGCCGTGCGTGAATGCGTGCCCGAGCGAGATCGACATTCCGTCGTTCATCCGCAACATCCACCAGGACAACGTGCCCGGCGCGGCGCAGAAAATCCTTTCGGCGAATATCCTCGGCGGTAGCTGCGCGCGGGTCTGTCCGACCGAAATCCTCTGCCAGCAAGCCTGCGTGCGCAACAACGCCCACGAATGCGCGCCGGTGCTGATCGGCCTGCTGCAACGCTACGCCGTGGACAACGCGCACTTCACCGAGCACCCGTTCCAGCGCGCCGCCGCCACCGGCAAACGCATCGCCGTGGTCGGTGCCGGCCCGGCGGGTTTGTCCTGCGCCCATCGCAGTGCCATGCACGGCCATGACGTGGTGATTTTCGAAGCGCGGGAGAAGGCTGGCGGGCTCAACGAATACGGGATCGCCAAGTACAAACTGGTCGACGACTACGCACAGAAGGAACTGGATTTCCTCCTGCAGATCGGTGGCATCGAAATCCGTCACGGCCAGAAACTCGGTGAGAATCTGACCCTCAGCGAACTGCACCAACAGTTCGACGCGGTGTTCCTCGGCCTCGGCCTGAACGCCAGCAAGCAACTCGGCCTGGCCCACGAAGACGCCCCCGGCCTGCTCGCCGCCACCGACTACATCCGCGAACTGCGCCAGGCCGATGACCTGTCGCAATTGCCGCTGGCCGAACATTGCATCGTCCTCGGCGCCGGCAACACCGCCATCGACATGGCCGTGCAAATGGCCCGCCTCGGTGCGCGCGACGTCAATCTGGTCTATCGCCGTGGCGCGGCGGACATGGGCGCCACCGGCCATGAACAGGACATCGCCAAGGCCAATCAGGTGCGGCTGCTGACCTGGGCACAACCGGACGAAGTGCTGCTCGACGCTCAAGGCAAAGTACGCGGCATGCGCTTCGCCCGTACCCATCTGGTGGACGGTCGTCTGCAAACCACTGGCGAGACTTTCGAGTTGGCCGCCGATGCGATCTTCAAAGCCATCGGCCAGGCCTTCGACGGCAGTGCCCTCGCCGACCCGCTGGCCCGCGAACTCAAGCGTCAGGGCGAACGCATCCAGGTCGATGAAAACCTGCGCACCAGCATCCCCGGCGTATATGCGGGCGGCGACTGCACCAGCCTCGATCAGGACCTGACCGTGCAAGCGGTGCAACACGGCAAGCGCGCCGCCGAGGCGATCAACGCTCAACTGATGCTCAACGTGGAGGCTGCGTAA
- a CDS encoding NAD-dependent epimerase/dehydratase family protein yields the protein MTPTSTAPTPFNRLLLTGAAGGLGKVLRERLRPYANVLRLSDIAALAPAIDDREEVVLCDLADKTAVHQLVEGVDAILHFGGVSVERPFEEILGANICGVFHLYEAARRHGVKRVIFASSNHVIGFYKQDEHLDASSARRPDGYYGLSKSYGEDMASFYFDRYGIETVSIRIGSSFPEPQNRRMMHTWLSFDDLTQLLERSLYTPNVGHTVVYGMSDNKDVWWDNRFASHLGFAAKDTSEVFREKVEAQPMPASDDPARIYQGGAFVAAGPFDD from the coding sequence ATGACGCCCACCTCCACCGCCCCAACTCCGTTCAATCGCCTGCTGCTGACCGGCGCCGCCGGTGGCCTGGGCAAAGTCTTGCGCGAACGTCTGCGCCCGTATGCCAACGTGCTCCGTCTGTCGGACATCGCCGCCCTCGCCCCGGCCATCGATGACCGGGAAGAAGTCGTGCTCTGCGACCTCGCCGACAAAACCGCCGTGCATCAACTGGTCGAAGGCGTGGATGCGATCCTGCATTTCGGTGGCGTTTCAGTGGAGCGCCCCTTCGAAGAAATCCTCGGTGCCAATATCTGCGGTGTGTTCCACCTCTATGAAGCGGCACGCCGCCACGGCGTCAAACGGGTGATCTTCGCCAGCTCCAACCATGTCATCGGCTTCTACAAACAGGATGAGCACCTCGACGCCAGCTCTGCTCGCCGCCCTGACGGCTACTACGGCCTGTCCAAGTCCTACGGCGAAGACATGGCCAGTTTCTACTTCGATCGCTATGGCATCGAAACCGTCAGCATCCGCATCGGCTCGTCGTTTCCCGAACCGCAGAACCGCCGAATGATGCACACCTGGCTGAGCTTCGACGACCTCACCCAATTGCTCGAACGTTCGCTGTACACCCCCAACGTCGGCCACACCGTGGTCTATGGCATGTCCGACAACAAGGACGTGTGGTGGGACAACCGCTTCGCCAGCCACCTCGGTTTCGCGGCCAAAGACACGTCCGAAGTGTTTCGCGAAAAAGTCGAGGCGCAGCCGATGCCCGCCAGCGATGACCCGGCGCGGATCTATCAGGGCGGCGCCTTCGTTGCGGCCGGCCCGTTTGACGACTGA
- the copC gene encoding copper homeostasis periplasmic binding protein CopC: MKLKNLFTAGALLASLIVTSQAFAHAHLKTQTPPADSTVTAPAELRLVFSEGVEASFTKVTVTHDGKPVAVKPLTTEGDKKTLIVTPEAPLTAGEYKVEWHAVSVDTHKSEGAYQFKVGQ; this comes from the coding sequence ATGAAGCTGAAAAACCTGTTCACCGCTGGCGCGCTGCTGGCCTCGCTGATCGTCACGTCCCAGGCTTTCGCCCACGCCCATCTGAAAACCCAGACCCCGCCTGCCGACAGCACCGTCACCGCGCCGGCAGAACTGCGCCTGGTGTTTTCCGAAGGCGTCGAAGCCAGCTTCACCAAAGTCACCGTGACCCACGACGGCAAGCCGGTGGCGGTCAAACCGCTGACCACCGAAGGCGACAAGAAAACCCTGATCGTCACCCCCGAAGCACCGCTGACCGCTGGCGAATACAAGGTCGAATGGCACGCGGTGTCGGTCGACACGCACAAGAGCGAAGGCGCTTATCAGTTCAAGGTTGGCCAGTAA